Genomic segment of Caproiciproducens sp. NJN-50:
CGGAAGATGATGAAGCTTCTTGTCGCGGCAGGCAAACACGACTTCGTATTCCTTGGAAAGCGCGTCACCGATCCCGGCCCAGAACATGTCATACGGTGATTCGGCGATGATCCTCGTGTTGATGAACGTGTGGCAGGCGGGCTGTTTCTGATAATAATACTCTTTGAAGGAGCCGTCCTTGTTATAAATCACGCTCAGGTTTGTGCAGCTCGCGCAGTTGGAAGCAAGCGTCGGAAAGGTGAAAACCGGTTTGTCCAGCATGTCACCCAGGGTTTTGACCGTGTCGCAGGCCCTGCCGCCGCCGACCCCGAACAGCATCTCCGCCTGCTGAACGAGCGGGTCCTTCTTCAGATTTTCAACGTTTTCAAAACTGGAGTCTCCGCCGTACCACAAAAAACCGAGGAGGCTGACGTCCGAACCGGCCACGCCCGCCCGGATCGCTTCCTTTGCCTTTGCCATTGCCGTCTTTCCGCCGATGACAACCGCTTTTTTGCCGAAGTTTCTTGTGATGAAAGGAATTTCACGATAACAGTCTTCTCCAACGCTGTAATGGGGTAAATAGATGTTCTGGTTTGCCATTGTCAAGACTCCTTTTTATCGTTTTAAGTGAAAAATAAAAACAAAACGAGCGATTCATCCCATTAGGACGAATCGCTCGTGATACCACCTAATTTCGTATGAAAGCGTTACTTTCATACCTCACACAGCACGGATCATTTAAGATCGATGCCGCTTCCCATTTCTACGGCGGGCTTCCGTCAGAGCCTAATCAGAAGCACGGCCTCCTTTTGGTCTGCAGCTCCAAGATGATTTCGATTTCTCCGCCGGCGAAGCGATCCCACCATCCGCTTCTCTCTTTGCCCGGTAGGGGAGAACCTACTCTTTCTTTTCTCAGCTTTTTTATTTAATTTGTTCTTTATCATAGAACAGTTTTCCGCGTTTGTCAAGAACGGTTTGGGATGCTTTTTGCTTACCCGGCGCCGCCGCCGGGCCGAAATGGAGTGCGAAGCGGCAGCACGGAAAAGAAACTTTGTAAGATTCAGAAAATTCCCGGAAAAAGTTTATATAATTTGAAGGGCACAAACTTTTGTGAATCATTCGTATTGATTTTCTTTAAAAAGTATGCTACAATTCCTTTATCATATTGTTTGGCGATGGAGCCGGCGATTCCTTTTCAGGGAATTGTCGGTTCTGTTTTTTTATTGCGGGAAGGGTCCTGAGGCGCCTGATCCGACCCGCGGGAATTGAAAATAGGGGATGTTTTTGATGAACCACGGTGACGCAGCCTGGATGCTGACAAGTTCCGCCCTGGTCCTGCTGATGACGCCTGCTCTCGCGCTGTTTTACTCCGGCATGACAAAAAGAAAAAATACGGTCAATACCATTATGAGCTGCATTCTGACCATGGGCCTTTCCGCGGTGCTCTGGGTCCTTTTCGGGTTCTCTCTTTCCTTCAGCGGAGACGTGGGGGGATGGATCGGGAACCTGAACTGGGCGGGCATGAATTTCAGCGCGATGAACGATTCGACCTATCCGCCGGATACGCTGATCTTCGCAATCTTTCAGATGATGTTCGCGGTGATTACCCCGTCGCTGATCGTCGGGGCCGTGGTGGAGCGCATGCGGTTTTCCTCCCTGTCCGTCTTTGTGGCGGTCTGGTCCGTTCTGGTCTATTACCCGATGGCGCACATGGTTTGGGGCGGCGGGTTCCTGATGAAGATCGGTTCGGTCGACTTTGCGGGGGGAAATGTGGTCCACATCACTTCCGGCGTCAGCGCGCTCGTCCTTTCCATTCTTCTGGGCAAGCGAAAGAACTATGGGAAGATTTCCTATCATCCGCACAACGTGCCGTTTGTTTTCCTCGGCGCGGCGCTGCTCTGGTTCGGATGGTTCGGGTTTAACGCCGGCAGCGCCGGGGCCGCGAATGAGCTGGCGGCGCATGCCTTTCTGACGACGAACACCTCCGCCGCGGCCGCGATGCTGACCTGGATCCTTGTGGAAAAAGTGAAAAGCGGGATGCCGACTCTGGTTGGGGCGTCCACAGGGCTGGTAGTCGGCCTGGTTGCGATCACACCGGGCTCCGGTTTCGTGCCGGTCTGGGCCTCCCTTGTGATCGGCGGCCTTGCGAGCCCGATTTCCTATTTCTTTATTTCGGTCGTCAAAAGAAAATTCGGCTATGACGACGCGCTTGACGTGTTCGGCTGCCACGGTATCGGCGGCATCTGGGGCGGAATCGCGACCGGTCTGTTTACGCAGACCTCCGTCAACTCTTCCGCGAAGTGGAACGGCCTGTTCTTCGGCAGCGCGGATTTATTCCTGCGGCAGCTGGCCGCCATCGGCGTGGCGATCCTGTTTGCGGTTGCCGGCACGCTGATTTCAATTGCCGCGGCGAAGCTGGTGACGAAACGGATCCGTGTTTCCGCGAAGGAAGAGGAGATCGGTCTGGACATCGTGGAGCATGGAGAACCCGCTTATCCGGCGTTCAACGGCATGGATTAGCTGATTTGGAGGAGAAAAATGAAGAAGATTGAAGCATATATCCGGCCGGAGCAGCTGGAAGACATCAAGGAAGCGCTGAAATCGCTGAACGTCAACGGCATCAGCGTGACGCAGATCATGGGTTCCGGGTGTCAGCGCGGGTACCGCGAATTCGTTCGCGGCACGGAGGTGGACTACAATTTTTTAAAAAAGATCAAAATCGAACTTGTCGTTTCGGACTCTCGCCTGGAGGAGATCCTTGACAAGATCGTGGAAACCGCCAAGACCGGTCAGGTCGGCGACGGTAAAATCTTTATATCGGAAATTCAGGACGCTCTGCGCATCCGCACCGGCGAGCGCGGAGAAGCGGCCCTTCGATAAAGCTGCCAAATGGAAAGAGGTCAGCCTGACTATTCGGCTGGCCTTTTTTGTTTGATTAAGATCGTGAAACGTCCCGGCTTGCAAAGGGCGACCGCCCTTTTTTCATCATTGAAGTCGGCCCTGGGATAGAATATAATAAGACTGGACCGGCTGAAATTTTAAAAATTGGAATGTTTCTCACTGATTTTAAAAAGAAGCATGAACCTTTCTATTGCCTTTGCGGAGGGACATGATATGGGGCATCTGGGCTTTTCTTACGTTGGATTCATTTTTTTGCTGATGCTGACCATTCCCAACCTGATCTGGACAAAGCACCGGCCCAAAGGATACAGCAGCAGACAGGAAAGTCCGGTTTTGCTGGTTTTTGAAAAAGCGGGACAGGTCTGCGTGACCTGCACAGCGCTGATTTTTACCGATTTGAATTTAAACGGATGGTCTTTGTGGGATTTTTGGCTGGCCGCGGCGGCTGCTTTGATGATTCTTTACGAATTCTGGTGGGTCCGCTACTTTAGAAGTCATCAAACACTGAAAGATTTTTACAGCGGCTTTTGGGGGGTACCCGTCGCGGGCGCCACATTGCCGGTCACCGCGTTTCTGTTCCTTGGAATCTACGGAAAAGTGGTCTGGCTGATCCTCTCCGCCGTGGTTCTGGGGATCGGCCACATCGGCATCCATTTGCAGCACCGGAAAGAAATACAGCCGTAATCAGGAAGATTGAGTCATCGGGGAGCGCGGGCGGAGCGGTCGCCGATTCCGGCGTGAAAGCAAACGAAAAGAAAGGAATCCTGTCGTTATGAGTAAAATGTATGAAATATTCGGAAACGACGCCTATTCCATGACCAGAAAGCTCATGGAGGCGGCGGAAGTGATTAAAAAAATTCCATCGGGCGCCAACGTTGCGCTCAAGCCGAATCTTGTGGTATCGAAGTCGCCCGATTCCGGAGCCACCACCCACGCCGGAGTGCTGGCCGGGGTGATTTCGTATCTACAGGACCATGGGATCCGGGACATCAGCGTCATTGAGGGTTCCTGGGTCGGGGACAGCACGGGCCGCGCGTTCCGCGCCGCCGGATACGAAGAGGTGGGCCGGAAATACGGCGTGCCGCTTTACGACCTGAAACAGGATCAGACCCGGACGGTCCAGACTCCCCTGAGGCCGATGGAGATTTGCGGCCGGGCATTGGACGCCGGATATCTGATTAATCTGCCCGTTCTCAAAGGCCACTGCCAGACGGCAATGACCTGCGCGCTGAAAAACTGCAAGGGCTGTCTCCCCGACCGGGAGAAGAGGCGTTTTCATGCGGAGGGGCTGATGAAACCGATCGCCGCTTTGGCCAGTGCCCTGCGGCCGCCCCTCACGATCGTGGACAGCATCTGCGGCGATCTGGATTTTGAAGAGGGAGGAAATCCCGTTTACACCGGACGCATGATTCTTGGGGAAGATCCGGTTCAGCTGGACGCCTACGGGTGCCGTCTGATGGGGCTTCCTCTTTCCGAAGTTCCGTATATCGAGCTGGCGGAGCAATGGGGAGCCGGTTCTGCGCAGGTGTGCGGGGAGGATATCTTGCGCCTGAACGAACCGTCCCAGGGCGGCCGTTATCCCAAGCCCTCCGCGAAGGTCGCGCGGCTTACTGCCGGCGTGTGTCAGGACAGCGCTTGCTCGGCCTGTTACGCCAGTCTGGTCCGCGCGCTGTATTCCTGCGGCGGAAGCCATGGGACTCCCATTGCCATCGGGCAGGGCTGGAAGGGCAGAGAATTTCAGGGCCTGGGCATCGGCCGCTGCTGCGACGGCGCCTCCAGGCAGGTGAAAGGGTGCCCTCCCACCGCGGATGCGATTGCTGCCGCGCTCACGGGGAAAGAATAAAACCGCCCCGGTCTGCCTGCGACGGAAATCAGCCCGACTCGATTTTTGAGACGGCGTGTTTTGATACGGAGCGGACATAAGGAAAACCTAAGAGGGATGATATATGATTAATTCAAGAGAATTTGCCGCGATGCTTGGAATCTCGCAGTCCACCGTTTCCAGAGCAATGAACAACAGCCCGCTTGTGCCCTTGGAAAAGCGCCAATATATTCAAAAGATGGCCGGGCAGTACGGCTTTGCTCTGAACAATCAGGCGCGGGGGCTGAAAACCAGAAAGACAGGAATCATCGGAATCTTATTTCCCACCTTTTTTGAGAGCCTCAGCAAGAATATGATGTTTGCCTATGTCTACGATGTGGTGCAGCGGGAACTGATCAAAAGCGACTATGATATCATGATGGTGTACGATTACGATGAACAGGCCGGCATGAACGCATTCGAGCGGATTGTGAAAAGCCAGAAAGTGGACGGATTTATCACGCTTCGTTCTATTTTATCCGAGCGCGACAGGGAACTGATCGAGCAATATCATATCCCCTGCGTCGCCGTTTATAACGCTCAGGAGGAAGGGGCCAATTTCCTGCTGGACGGATATGATGCCGGACGTCAGGCCGGGGAATTTTTTGGAGAACTGCGGGATTATCATTATGGATATGTTACAGTCCCGGTGTCGGAAAAAGAAGCGCAAAAGCGCTTAAATGGATTGAAAGACGGTCTTTCGCGGCGGAATAAAACAGTGGATCCGGATCGGATTCTGGAGTGCAGCCTTTCCATGGAGGCTGCTTACCGGGCGGTGATGGGGCATCGGGACCGGTTCATGGAAGGGAAAAGCGCCATGTTGGTTTATAACGACATGATGGCGATCGGAGTCGTCAATGCGCTGAAGGATCTTGGGATTCCCGTTCCGGGACAAGTCCAGGTCATCGGAATGGATGATCTCCCAATCGCTTCCTGGATTCACCCTTCGCTGTCGACTCTCCACGCGCCGATTTATGAAATGGTGCACAGCGGTTGCTCCATTTTATACCAGATGATTCATGGGCAGGAAGTGGGACCTGTGAACCAGAGTTTCCGCTATTCTTTCATTCACAGGGAGACGACGGAAGCTTTTTTGGCGGAGTAAACTGGAAACGAATCTGTGGAGTATCAACAAAACGGAATGATATATGTTGTAAAAAAGATAAAAAGAATGAACTTACATTGACAGGAAATGTGAAAAGTGATATATTTCAATTAATGAATACGTAGTCATTAGCACGGTACTGACAAATATTACCCTTGTCGTGCCACGCGGAAAAGGGCCGGGAAAAAACAACGGAGGCGCAGTAGCGCGGAAAGAGGAATCAGTAATCCATGAAGAAACCAAACGTACTTTTTATCACGACAGACCAACAGCGCTATGACACGATTGCGGCTCTGGGGAACCGGGAGATTTATACCCCGCACCTGAACTGGCTGGCGGACGAAGGGATCTCCTTTACGAACTGCTATTCCGCCTGTCCGCTGTGCATGCCGGCCCGTGCCACCATCATGACCGGGCTGCAGGCGCAGCATCACGGCCTGACCGGCAACGACAGCAACGTGCTTCCAATGAAAGGCCGCGCAACCCTGCCCGGAATACTGACGGCGAACGGCTACCAGACCAGAGCGGAGGGAAAAATGCACTTTGCGCCCATGCGCGCCTGCTATGGATTTGAACACATCGAACTGCCGATGGACTACTTCAACGAGAAGCGTCGGGAGGGAAAAGCCAGCACCCGGCTGCACGGCGTCGGGGAGAACGAGGTGGAACCCGTCATCAACTGCATGGAGGAGCGGGAGACGCTGACTCACTGGATCGCGGACCGATCGGTCGACTTCGTCGAGAACCGCGATCCCACAAGGCCATTCTTCCTGTGGACCAGTTTTCCGAAACCGCACCCGCCCCTCGATCCTCTGCTGCAATATTGGAAGCTGTATGAAGACGCTCAGATTGCCCCGCCCGAAGTGGGCGACTGGGCGACAGACCTGAGCAGGGCCCCTCTGGGGTTTTACCGGGCCACATTTGCCCTGAACAACAGCTGGCGGATGACGGAGGAACAGCTGGTCCGGTCCAAAAAGGCTTATTATGCCTGCATCACGCAGATCGATTACAATCTGGGGATTCTTTTCGCGCGGATGAGAGAGCTGAATCTGCTGGAAAACACCTGGATCATTTTCACCTCGGACCACGGCGACATGATGGGAGACCACCGCATGGGTGCAAAATACAATCATCTGGAAGGGTCCTGTCATGTGCCGCTCATCATCAAGCCGCCTGCGGAATTCGGCAGCTCCGTAAAGGAATTTGCCGGGCAAAGGTGTGAAAAAACGGTCACTCTGGCCGATCTCATGCCAACGATTCTAAGCATCTGCGGCGCGGAATATAACGGGGAGACGGACGGAACCGACCTGCTGCGGTACCGTAAAACTCCGGAGGACAGAATCTTTTTCGGGAGCTGTGAAAACCGGTATTTTGCGGTGATCGACAAGGGTTGGAAATATCTTCAGACGAACTGCAACGGCGACGAACTGATGTTCCACCTGGAGGAGGACCCCAAGGAACTGCACGATCTTTCAAAAGACGAAGCGTTTGCCGAAAAGAAAGAGGAACTGAAAGCTCTCCTGATCCGGGAGGTGGAGAGGAGCAACCCGGGGCTGGTGGAAAACGGACGGCTCAAAGTAAAAGATCATTTGAATACCATAGGGGACGTCCCCCGCTTTCCGGGTCTGAACACAACGGTTTTCCCGAGAGATTCCTTCCATTAAAGCGCAAAAAATGCCGCCCCAAAGGGGCGGCATGAAAGAGGGAGGAGTATTGAAAAAGTATATAAAGTCCTCGTAAGAGGAACTTATTGTTCGTCTGCGGGCCTGTGGTCCGGTATTCCGTCCTTGCCGCAGGCCCCGCGCAGTATATTTTTTCGATTTTCGTTTTCCTTTTGGAATGATACTAGTATAGGCGGACTTTGTTACCCGCTTATGAAACCTCTTTGAAGTTTTATGGGATTTTTTATGAATAAATCATAAACATTGCCCTCCGGGCTGCGCCGGACGGCTTTCCCGCCGCGCATAACAAAAGCAGTCCTGCCCAAACGGGCGGGGCTGCTTTGTGGATTATTGGTCTGTCGATTGATCTCATTTTAATCGGAGCAACGGCATAAAGATATCGTCGACGATCTCCGTTATGGCCGCGTCGGAAATTTCCTGCTTTGCGATCAGCTCGAACCGCAGCAGATCCCACGGCAATGAGATGATCCGGGGCGTCAGCTTTTCAAGGCGGACTTCTCCGCGAAGTTCGGCGTTTTTCAAAATCCCCATCAAAGCCTCCGCCACCTTGTCCTTGCTTTCCGCCCTCGATCGGATGGCCTGGGACATAGCCGCCCTTATCGTGTTCCACATCAGTGGTTCCATCATAAGCCCCCGGATCGTCTGCGCGCCGATGGATTTCATCGGTTCTGAAAGCCCGCGCAGATAGGCGTATATGTCGTCGCGCAGGCTGCCGGTATTCGGAATCTCCGTTTTGATTTTGGGCATATATTTTCGCAGGGCGGCCATCACGAGCTCCGTCTTATTGGCCCAGCGTCGGTAAAGTACGGCCTTATTTGTTCCCGCCCGTGACGCGATGCTTTCCATCGTCAGATGCGCATAGCCGGTTTTGTCGAGTTCATCCATCGCGGCCTGCAGGATTGCCTCTTCCAGGACTTCCCCGCGGCGGCGCGTGTCCCTTTTTTGTTCATCCATCGTTTATTTTTTCCTCCAAGCCTCAGCGCTTCCCGGGACTCTGTTGTAAAAATGCATACAGGAAACGTGAAAGTTTCTTATTTCTATGTGGAGCATGCCACTTGAAAAAACTCTGCGCTTATTCTATCATGTTCGCATAAGAAACGCAAACGTTTTTTAAACAGCAAGGAGGACTTCTCATGAGTGAAACGGAAGGAAAACCGGCAAAAGAAAAACTCGATCCGGCCGTGCTCAAAGTTGCCATCATTCTGGTTGTCGGTGCGCTTGCGCCGCTGTTTGATTCGACGATGATCAATGTGGCGATCCATACCATTGCGGCGGATATGAAGGCGGACATTTCCGTCGTGCAGTGGATCACGACGGGATACGTTCTGGCGATGGGGCTGGCCGTCCCGATTTCGGGATGGACCACCAAACGATTTGGATGCAAACGATCCTACACGCTCAAAGGGCTGTCCCTCATCAGCGTCGAGGGCATCGACGCCATCCGCGAGGCGGTCAGAGAGCTGGAGCGCGCCGGTTATATCGTCCCGCTCCAGAGCGCGCAACGAAAAAGGCCAGCTCATGGGTGCCGAGTATGTTATTTACGAACAGCCGCATCTGCCGGGTCAGCCGCCTGCGCCGGAAAAGCCTATGTTGGAAAATCCAACGCAGGATAAGCCTGCATTGGATGCTCCTGCGCAGGGAAATCCAACGCAATTAAGAACTAACTTATCAAGTACCCAAAAATCAAATACGCATGGAGCAAATCCTTATCCATCAAATCCGAGCCGGGCGGGAAACCCCGGATCGGATGGGATCGGATACGAGGACGCGGCGCAAATCCGGGAAACGGTCAAGGAGAACATCGAGTACGATTTTCTTCTTCAGAACCGCAAAACCGACCGGGAACGGCTGGACGAGATCGTCGATCTCATCGTGGAAACGCTCTGCTCCGCCAATCCGACGATCCGCATTTCCAGCGACGATTACCCCGCAGCTCTCGTCAGGGAAAAGTTCCTGAAGCTGAACAGCGCGCATATCGAGTACGTTTTCGACTGTCTGGACAAAAACACCACCTACGTCCGGAACATCAGGAAATATCTGCTGGCGGCGCTGTTCGACGCGCCCAGCACGATGGACAACTACTACTCGGCGCTGGTCAAGGGACATTCGATTAGTACCTCTGGCAGACCGTAGAAAATAAGCAAAAATTCATTTCGCAGATCATGACCAGCAAAAGTCCTGTCCGCTCCTGCGAGGACATTGACGAAACGGCGCTCTCCTACGCCGAAATCAAGGCGCTGTGCGCCGGGGACGAGCGGATCAAGGAAAAGATGGACCTCGACATGGACGTGGCCAAGCTGAAATTGATGAAAGCCAACCATCAGAGCCAGCAATTTCGGTTAGAGGACAATCTGCTCAAATACTTCCCGGAGGAAATTGAGCGCAACAAAGGTTTCATTAAAGGTCTGGAAGCGGATATGGCGACGCTGGAAGCGCACCCGCACCCGAAGGACGGGTTTGCCGGAATGGTGGTATGGAGCGATTCCCTTACCGACAAGGACAACGCCAGTGCCGCCATTCTGGAGGCCTGTAAGGAGGTCAAGGGATTGGAGCCGATGGAGATCGGAAATTACCGGGGCTTTACCATGTTGCTGTCCGTGGAGGGGTTCGGACAGGATTTTATTCTTACCCTCAAAGGGCAGATGACCCACCGGGTAACTCTTGGTAAGGACGCGCGCGGCAATCTGATCCGTATCGACAACGCGCTTTCCGATATGCCGAAGCGGTTGCAGAATGTTCACGCACAGCTTGAAAATCTCCATTTGCAGATTGCGGCGGCAAAGGCTGAGATTGGCAAGCCGTTCCCGCAGGAGGCGGAGCTTGCGCAAAAGAGCACCCGCCTCGCGGAGCTGAACGCGCTGCTGGACATCGACAGCCGCGCCCCCGCCCAGCGGCAGGCGTCGGAGGTCATGGCGAAAAGCGAAAGTCCCTCCGTGCTGGAGAGCCTGAAAACGCCCTGCGTCTGTGGGACTGGAAAAAAACTGAAACATGAATTGGCACGATAGAGAAACGGCCCCGGT
This window contains:
- a CDS encoding iron-containing alcohol dehydrogenase family protein, with the translated sequence MANQNIYLPHYSVGEDCYREIPFITRNFGKKAVVIGGKTAMAKAKEAIRAGVAGSDVSLLGFLWYGGDSSFENVENLKKDPLVQQAEMLFGVGGGRACDTVKTLGDMLDKPVFTFPTLASNCASCTNLSVIYNKDGSFKEYYYQKQPACHTFINTRIIAESPYDMFWAGIGDALSKEYEVVFACRDKKLHHLPLLGLGIAKTCTSPLLSLGTQALEDCKNNKVSFALEQVALDIIMLTGIVSNCTVHQNQPDPKDDYYYNSSLAHCVYYGSSLVPACEKHLHGEIVSFGVLCLLTYDRQFEERDRILAFNKSVGLPVTMAEIGLTQADLPVVAKKASSVVEWTYAPGNPTEERFMQAVRDADTAGRQALGK
- a CDS encoding ammonium transporter, translated to MFLMNHGDAAWMLTSSALVLLMTPALALFYSGMTKRKNTVNTIMSCILTMGLSAVLWVLFGFSLSFSGDVGGWIGNLNWAGMNFSAMNDSTYPPDTLIFAIFQMMFAVITPSLIVGAVVERMRFSSLSVFVAVWSVLVYYPMAHMVWGGGFLMKIGSVDFAGGNVVHITSGVSALVLSILLGKRKNYGKISYHPHNVPFVFLGAALLWFGWFGFNAGSAGAANELAAHAFLTTNTSAAAAMLTWILVEKVKSGMPTLVGASTGLVVGLVAITPGSGFVPVWASLVIGGLASPISYFFISVVKRKFGYDDALDVFGCHGIGGIWGGIATGLFTQTSVNSSAKWNGLFFGSADLFLRQLAAIGVAILFAVAGTLISIAAAKLVTKRIRVSAKEEEIGLDIVEHGEPAYPAFNGMD
- a CDS encoding P-II family nitrogen regulator; the encoded protein is MKKIEAYIRPEQLEDIKEALKSLNVNGISVTQIMGSGCQRGYREFVRGTEVDYNFLKKIKIELVVSDSRLEEILDKIVETAKTGQVGDGKIFISEIQDALRIRTGERGEAALR
- a CDS encoding DUF362 domain-containing protein; translated protein: MSKMYEIFGNDAYSMTRKLMEAAEVIKKIPSGANVALKPNLVVSKSPDSGATTHAGVLAGVISYLQDHGIRDISVIEGSWVGDSTGRAFRAAGYEEVGRKYGVPLYDLKQDQTRTVQTPLRPMEICGRALDAGYLINLPVLKGHCQTAMTCALKNCKGCLPDREKRRFHAEGLMKPIAALASALRPPLTIVDSICGDLDFEEGGNPVYTGRMILGEDPVQLDAYGCRLMGLPLSEVPYIELAEQWGAGSAQVCGEDILRLNEPSQGGRYPKPSAKVARLTAGVCQDSACSACYASLVRALYSCGGSHGTPIAIGQGWKGREFQGLGIGRCCDGASRQVKGCPPTADAIAAALTGKE
- a CDS encoding LacI family DNA-binding transcriptional regulator gives rise to the protein MINSREFAAMLGISQSTVSRAMNNSPLVPLEKRQYIQKMAGQYGFALNNQARGLKTRKTGIIGILFPTFFESLSKNMMFAYVYDVVQRELIKSDYDIMMVYDYDEQAGMNAFERIVKSQKVDGFITLRSILSERDRELIEQYHIPCVAVYNAQEEGANFLLDGYDAGRQAGEFFGELRDYHYGYVTVPVSEKEAQKRLNGLKDGLSRRNKTVDPDRILECSLSMEAAYRAVMGHRDRFMEGKSAMLVYNDMMAIGVVNALKDLGIPVPGQVQVIGMDDLPIASWIHPSLSTLHAPIYEMVHSGCSILYQMIHGQEVGPVNQSFRYSFIHRETTEAFLAE
- a CDS encoding sulfatase-like hydrolase/transferase, yielding MKKPNVLFITTDQQRYDTIAALGNREIYTPHLNWLADEGISFTNCYSACPLCMPARATIMTGLQAQHHGLTGNDSNVLPMKGRATLPGILTANGYQTRAEGKMHFAPMRACYGFEHIELPMDYFNEKRREGKASTRLHGVGENEVEPVINCMEERETLTHWIADRSVDFVENRDPTRPFFLWTSFPKPHPPLDPLLQYWKLYEDAQIAPPEVGDWATDLSRAPLGFYRATFALNNSWRMTEEQLVRSKKAYYACITQIDYNLGILFARMRELNLLENTWIIFTSDHGDMMGDHRMGAKYNHLEGSCHVPLIIKPPAEFGSSVKEFAGQRCEKTVTLADLMPTILSICGAEYNGETDGTDLLRYRKTPEDRIFFGSCENRYFAVIDKGWKYLQTNCNGDELMFHLEEDPKELHDLSKDEAFAEKKEELKALLIREVERSNPGLVENGRLKVKDHLNTIGDVPRFPGLNTTVFPRDSFH
- a CDS encoding TetR/AcrR family transcriptional regulator translates to MDEQKRDTRRRGEVLEEAILQAAMDELDKTGYAHLTMESIASRAGTNKAVLYRRWANKTELVMAALRKYMPKIKTEIPNTGSLRDDIYAYLRGLSEPMKSIGAQTIRGLMMEPLMWNTIRAAMSQAIRSRAESKDKVAEALMGILKNAELRGEVRLEKLTPRIISLPWDLLRFELIAKQEISDAAITEIVDDIFMPLLRLK
- a CDS encoding MFS transporter, giving the protein MSETEGKPAKEKLDPAVLKVAIILVVGALAPLFDSTMINVAIHTIAADMKADISVVQWITTGYVLAMGLAVPISGWTTKRFGCKRSYTLKGLSLISVEGIDAIREAVRELERAGYIVPLQSAQRKRPAHGCRVCYLRTAASAGSAACAGKAYVGKSNAG